In the Bdellovibrionales bacterium genome, TCATCGGCGATTTCCCATCGGATGGGAGTCAATTTTTTAGAAGCTAAAAACTGATTCGCTTTACTGAAAGGCTTACTTCCAAAAAAACCGCGCGTGGCTGACAAAGGTGAAGGATGTGGCGATTCAATGACAAAATGTTTTTTGCGGTCGATAAATTGGCCTTTAGCTTGGGCGTAGGCTCCCCAAAGAATAAAAACAATGGGCCGAGGTTGCTCATTGAGAACGGCAATAATTCGATCCGTAAAAGTTTCCCAGCCTCGCCCTTTGTGAGAGGCCGCGAGTCCACTCTCAACCGTCAGCACACTATTGAGTAACAAAACTCCCTGCTCGGCCCACGAGATTAAATTTCCGTGTTTAGGCGGAGTGACGTTCACATCCGTTTTTAGTTCCTTAAAAATATTTTTAAGCGAAGGTGGCTGCGGAACACCTTTAGGCACTGAAAAAGATAAACCGTGAGCTTGCCCGGGGCCATGATAGGGATCTTGACCTAAGATCACTACCTTGACTTTATCCAGCGGAGTCTTATTTAAGGCCGTAAAGTATTCGG is a window encoding:
- the ung gene encoding uracil-DNA glycosylase, encoding MDTSLAHSDDKVKLDPSWKKALQEEFSKPYMNDLRKFLAEQIKMKKPIFPKGTEYFTALNKTPLDKVKVVILGQDPYHGPGQAHGLSFSVPKGVPQPPSLKNIFKELKTDVNVTPPKHGNLISWAEQGVLLLNSVLTVESGLAASHKGRGWETFTDRIIAVLNEQPRPIVFILWGAYAQAKGQFIDRKKHFVIESPHPSPLSATRGFFGSKPFSKANQFLASKKLTPIRWEIADDVH